A segment of the Thermothielavioides terrestris NRRL 8126 chromosome 3, complete sequence genome:
TGGCACTCACCGGGAACATCATCTCGGCTACCTTCAATATCCCGCACTCGTTAACATACCGCAAGGGCGCCGACTGGGTATGTGCCTGCTGTGTTTATTCCCTCGTCAATCCGCCAATTCCCCATTCTTCTCATGCTATTTCCCGCAGTTTCATCGCCgcctcttccccccccctccccccccctcAATGCGCCGTGCAATGGGCGGACCGTAATTAGCACATGGGCCATTGAATTGCCAAGCCGTGGGATGGTGGGGTGGGGCTGATGTCATCGTGTCCCTGCAGGAATTGAATCCGCGTCGCGGCCAGTCGGCCCTTTTCGACGCCTTCTCGTACCTTTCGTCCGACGAGGCGCCCTGGAACCACACGGTCGTCGCATGGACGGGCGAGATCGAGACACCCAGCGAGCTGTCGCCTCCGAACACCCCGCCCTTCACGACAGTACACCTCAGCTCGCTCAATGCGCTCTCCAAGCCGATCCCGCTCGACCCCTCCAAggccccgccgacgccgcccgcggccgacggcctgTGGATTCCCAAGGAGGACATGCAGCGGCTCGAGCGCCAGCTCTCGCATAACAAGAAGATCAAGACCATCCCAGTCTGGCtcgccgacgatgccgacgGACGCGAGGACGGCATCAAGCTGAAGGACCAGGCCCGATGGAGGCGCTACGCCGAGCACGACCTCTATACCCTCTTCCACTACAAGCTGCCCGAGCCGAGCGACGGGCGCCGGGAGCGCGTGCATTGGGCCGACTACTACCGCATGAACCAGAAATTCGCCAACAAGATTCTCGAGGTCTACAAGCCCGGCGACGTCGTCATGGTGCACGACTACGCCCTGATGCTGCTCCCAAGCATGCTGCGTCAGCGCGCCCCACACATGTACATCGCCTTCTACCTGCACTCGCCCTTCCCCAGCAGCGAATACTTCCGGTGCCTGCCGCGCCGCAAGGAGGTGCTGgagggcgtgctgggcgCCAACCTGATCGGCTTCCAGAGCTACAGCTACTCGCGCCACTTCGCCAGCTGCTGCACCCGCATCCTGGGCTTCCCCTCGGACGGCTCGGGCGTCGACGCCTACGGCTCGCGCGTCGAAGTTGGCGTATTCCCCATCGGCATCGACGCCACCAAGGTCGCCCGCCTGGCCTGGACCGACTCGGTCAACGAGAAGTTCGCGGCGCTCAAGACCATGTACGCCAACAAGAAGATCATCGCCGGCCGGGACCGTCTGGACAGCGTCCGCGGCGTCGCGCAGAAGCTCATGGCGTTCGAGCGCTTCCTCCAGCTGTATCCCGAGTGGCGCGACAAGGTGGTGCTGATCCAGGTGACGTCGCCGACCAGCATCGAAGAGGAGAAAGAGGACCCCGAGAATAAAATCTCGAGCCGCGTCAACGAGCTGGTCATGAAGATCAACGGCGCCTATGGGTCCATCGGCTTCTCGCCCGTGCTGCACTTCCCGCAGTACATCAGCCAGGACGAGTActtcgcgctgctgcgcgctgCCGACATCGGCCTCATTACGTCGGTGCGAGACGGCATGAACACCACGTCGCTCGAATACGTAATCTGCCAGCGCCAGTCGGCCGGGCCCCTGATCCTGTCCGAGTTCAGCGGCACGGCCGGCTCGCTCAAGGACGCCATTCACATCAACCCGTGGGATCTGACTGGCGTCGCCAGGCAGATCAACAACGCGCTCACGATGCCCCAGGAAAAGCGCGAGGCCATGCAGCAGAGCCTGCTCGCGCACGTCACCAGCAAGAACGTGCAGTACTGGATTGCCGGCTTCCTGCGCCGGCTGGTGGCGGTGCTCGGCAGCAGGAAGAACGTCGCGGCCACGCCGCTGCTCGACCGGTCGGCGCTGCTCCGCAAGTACCGCGCCGCCAAGAAGCGCCTGTTCATGTTCGACTACGACGGCACCCTGACCCCCATCGTCCGAGAGCCCAGCGCGGCAATCCCGTCGGAGCGCGTCATCACCAGCCTGAAGGCCCTGGCCGCTGACCGCGACAATGCCGTCTGGATCATTTCGGGCCGCGACCAGGATTTCCTGAtgcagcacctcggccacATCACCGAGCTCGGTTTCAGTGCGGAGCACGGCAGTTTCATGAGGCACCCCGGCGCGACGGAATGGGAGAACCTCGCCGATAAGCTCGACATGGGCTGGCAGAAGGAGGTGCTCGAGGTGTTCCAGAAGTACACCGACAAGGTGCCAGGTaggttttttttttgtttttttctCCTCCCTTTACATATCTGATTGCTCCCCCGCGCATCGCATCCAACTAACCGGTCGCCGTGTGTAGGCTCCTTCATCGAGCAGAAGCGGTGCGCGCTGACGTGGCATTACCGCCTGGCCGACCCCGAGCAGGGCGTCCACATGTCGCACCAGTGCCGCAAGGAGCTCGAGACCACCGTCGGCCGCAAGTGGGACGTCGAAGTCATGACCGGCAAGGCCAACCTCGAGGTGCGCCCGACATTCATCAACAAGGGCGAGATCGCCAAGCGGCTCGTCACCACCTACaacgccgagctgcgcgccctcgccgcgtCGAGCcccggcgagggcggcgacgggacCAAAGACGGCAACaacgacagcagcagccccaaCAAGCTCGGCTTTGTCCTCTGCATGGGCGACGACTTCACCGACGAGGACATGTTCCGCGCGCTGAACGGGCTGagccagccggcggccggccagggctcgggccccgccgccgccgccgccgccgccgcaggagccgccgaggtcgaggccgacgactGCTTCACCGTTACGGTCGGCGCGAGCACCAAGGTCACCCTCGCCCGCTGGCACCTGCTCGACCCTGAGGACGTCATCGAGTGCGTGGCGCTCCTGGCTGGGGTCGGGGGGAGTGGCACGGGCACGaccagcggcggcgtgctgagCATGGGCGAGGTCAACCTCGCGGCGCTGAGCGCTGTTGAGGATCATATCCCGGCGCACTAACGCTACCTACCCCTTTGCGGCTTCTCGGGGGGTTGCTGCGGTTGGGGATGGTGCTTTTTTTTTCGCTAGCGATGGCTTCCGATTTCCTTGTTCCCCTGCCCCGTTTTCCTTCTGATTTTTCACTTGCATGGAGCTGGAGCGGGAGCGTCCAATTGATCATGACGATGGATGATGTGCCTCGGGGGCCGGCACACGGACAACTCTCTGCATGCGGGTGGGCATAGACTACTGCTCTCTTAGCTACTGGCTCGGGTTGGGGGCGGACGGATGCTTACCTGGGCTGTTGCGCTGCATTGGGAGGGGAATAGATTTGATGTATTGTAACTGGTGCCCTCTGAAGGAGGGAACGACTGGCAGAGTCCGGGAGGTTGCCTCGCCCCGGGGTCGTGGGCGGGCGCCTCTCACTTGGCCCGCTTGCCTGGCTTTGGCATGGAATCCAGCTGCGTTGATCTTTCATGGGTCAGGTTCCGAGGATGATGAGAGCGGCTATTGGTACTGATCCCTGTTGGGTCTGTTCTGTGAGAGACGCTATCGGAGAGTGGACTACATGGCTCAGACCAGTTATGCAGGGCAGGGCCATGAGGAAAGGGGTGGCGTTGCTTTGAGGGGCAACATCGGGCACCCCTCCTCTCCCACCTGACTACCATGTCATGGACAACTCACCAGGGGGGTGAAGCATCTATGTAACGAAGTAAACGGCCTTGTGCAGACACCCCTCCGCTATTCAACCAGCTCAGATCACCGGCCCCCCTCTTCATCcccctcccgctcctccccttcccccaccaccgccctcctcctccccccttccccggcAACCGCCCTCCTCTTCTCCGTCCCCGCGAAGCTGACCAGCATGCCGAGGTCGTACACGACCTTGAGCGAGCCAGCCAGGCCGAAGGCGAGCCCGAACCGGCCGCGCCCCGCCAGCACGCCCGTCAGCAGCGGGCCCAGGCTCTGCGCCGTGGTCTTGACCACGTTGACGGCGCCCATGACGGCGGtgcgctgcgcggccggcagcgccgccgccaggaaGGCCGTGCGCGGCGCCACGTCCATGTTCTGCGTGCAGGCGCGCAGGATGAGCAGGgtcagcgccagcggcagaTGCGAGGGTAGCGGGAGCAGGGTGAGCGTCAACGAGGAGGGCAGGTGCGTGAAGACCATTGTCTGTGTTTGTCATCCGGGGTTAGTGTGTTGCGTTGCTATGTAGCGATATAGGGAGGTGAACCAAGACGGGGAGGGGGGTTTTGgtgtgggggggggggggggggggctgGGCTTTACCTTGACATTGCCGATGCGCTTGGCGATGGAGGACGCGACCAGCACGGAGGCCGCGGCGATGGTGCTGGTGACGAAGAAAATGCTGCCCAGCTGGCCCTCGGGCAGGCTGAACTTGCGTCGGAAGTAGTACGTCATCCAGGTGGGCGATGCCAGGCCCGAGGCAAACGAGTCGACCCCGAAGAGGATGAACAGGCGGATCACTAGGGACCAGAGATCCTTGTCGAGCGAGGCGAACAGGCCCTGCTTCTTCTGTGCGGGCggctgctcgcgctgctgaggggcggcggcgtctgcCAGTAGGGGGCGTGTCTCGTCGTTCTGCGGTGGTTGTGCCTGTTGtggctgcggctgccgcgccTCGTCtttcttggccgcctcaACGTCGCGGCTCAGGGCCAAGGTCAGGGACAACTTGAccacgccgacggcgctgtAGGCGAAGAAGACGACGCGGCAGGACGCAACGAACTCCCACCCgtgcagcgcctgcagcgaGGTCATAGCCCAGCCGCAGACCAGCTGGCCCAGAGCCGTGCCGGCCGACCCGAGCAGCGCATACCACGCGAAGACAtcgggcagcagctcgcgcggCGTCAGATGCGCGACGGTAGACTCCTCCACGGCGCGGAACGGGCCGATCTCATTTCCACTGGACGCCAGGGAGACAGCATTAATGGCGCTGGCCTTCGCACGCGCAATAGCCAAAAAGgaacacacacacactcACCTCGGACTGATGACGCCCACCACAGCCGCGGCCAGCAAGACCCAGTAATTCCCGGACAGGGCAAACACgacgccgctggcggccatgagcacggcgccgagggccaggacggcgcggcggcccacggcgtcggcgaagaGCGTCAGCAGGAAGCTGATGACGacgtcgccggccagcgTCAGCGTCATGAACAGGCCGATCCAGTCGTCGGCGATGCCCACGGCCGACAGGTAGCTCGCGAGGATCAGCGTCGACCCGCCGTAGGCGAACAGGCGCACGAACCGCTGCGCGCACAGCAGCTTGACGTCGCGCGGGGCCCGCCACATGGTGGCCAGGCCCAGCTCGTGGAGGATGCGGGCGGGGAGGCGCATTGCGAGGGGTGTGGGAGCgggggtggtgatggtggtgtcGAGGTGAGTGAGATGGAAGTGGATTATTCGGGCAGAGAATAAACTCATTGGCGCGCTGATTTACGTGAACTGTTTGGTTCAAGTTGGATGGTTCATTCAGCTTACGCAAGCATGTGGGGCTTCACGCGTGTATCAGTAAACTTCAGGATCTTAATTCCTGTCTTCTCGGCTCCGACTCGGTCTTAAGGGAATCAAGCAACGCGCCCCCGAGGCTGTAGCCGACCATCCCACAACTCCCCGCCGAGCCTCCCTGAGTCTGATGCTCCATTGATACGTGATTAACTGCGCTCAGCTGCCTGCCGGTTTGATGCCCATCTTGAACACCGGACTGCTGTCGAAATTGGCGTAGTCGTGGAatgccgccgcctgctgcttgGAGATCTCGACTTCCTGGCCGCGCTCCACGACCCCCCTGTCGTACTCGTCCATGGCCGCCTTCAGCGACCGCCGGCCCTCCTGCACCTCGACCATCCGCTTGACGAActcgtcggcgtccttgATGGCCAGATTCCCTCCCTGCCCTCGGTGGAACGTCATGCTgtgcgccgcgtcgccggccagcgTCACCCGCCCGCCCCGGTTGTCCCACGGCTTCGGGTGCCAGATGCGCAGCTGGTCCGTGCCGATCGCcacgtcgtcggccagccaCTGCACCACCGACCGGTACGGATCCGCCCAGCCGTCCATGTGCGCGCGCAGCCTCTCGAGCCGGTTGCCCGTgttctcctcgtcctcgcgcGTCGCGATCGGCCAGGTGACCAGCAGGTAGAACAGCCAGGTCTCGGGCCGGTCCAGGTCCGGCTTGTCCAGCAGGAACAGGCCCATGTACATGCCCTTGGGGTGCGGCGCGACGTCGACGCTGGGGTTCATAACGGCGTCGAGCCAGCGCGCGCGGTCGGCCGGCAGCCGGAACGGGAAGTTCATGAAGGCGTACGGCAGCAcctcctgcgccgccgccgcctcgcccagcAGGCACCGCCGCACCTGcgacgcgccgccgtccgccccGACCACCACCGTGCCCGTCTCGGCCGTGCCGTCGGCGAAGTGCGCCGTCACCGTCGCGCGCGAGTCGTCATTGTCGCCGCCGTAGGAGAGCGACACGAGTCGCTTGCCGCGCTTCAGGCGCAGCCCCGCCGCGAGCACGCGCTTGGTCTTCTGGATCTGCATGCGCCGGATGCCGCCCGGGTAGCGCACGCGGATCTTGGTGGCGCCCGTGGCGCCGTCGCGGATCAGCACGCCCTGCTCGCCAGCCGACGCGACGGACAGCGACACGTCGGGCTGGCAGgcctgcagctgcggcaCGAGCTCCGGCGGGAGGAGCCCCTCGAGCAGCGGGAGTGCCCAGCTGAGCGTGATGCCCCAGTTGCGGTCGCGCGGCGTGGTCTCGCGGTCGACGAGGCTGTAGGAGATGTTGTGCTGAGTGGGAGTCAGTTGGGGGGTGACCGGGCTGGTTCGCGGCGGAATCAACTTGCCTTGCGCAGGCCATGCGCAATGGCGATCCCGGCTAGGCCTACTCCCGGTGTCTGCGGTCAGTAAATACCCACGTGCGTGGATGTAGGGGTCCGCGATTCTTGCCAACTAACCAGCGCCGACAACCACTACGTGGAGAGGTTTGTCCCCCATTATCCCAGCAGTCCAGCTGTCACCTAAGAATTCAGAACCCGGAGGATAGAGGCCGTCGGTCGCAGGAAGACCGCAACTGGACACACCAACGAGTGAGGCCTAAGTCGAGAAGGGGTGGTATTGCTGTCTGACGGCGAAGCATACGTAGAATATATTCGCGTTGTACAGTACCCCGCTCGCCAAGTTGTCAAGGGCAGAAGAGAGTGCAGGGCGAAGCGGACTCCCCCACAGCCGCACGCTGCAGCGTAGCTACGGCCAGGAAAGCGCCACTCGAGCTGGGCTGGATCCGTGACGTTACGTAGCAGGAGCCACTCGGACACGCGCCTTGAAGCACCCATCATCATTGCTCCCGTTACTTTAGCCTCACTAGGAAGCTCAGGGCACGAGATGATGTATGGAAGACGCAATATTGGCCGCGTACCGCAGATTGCACCGCCGACCTGACTAAGGAATAGTAACGAGAGTCGAAACTCTCATCCAAGGCCGACTAAAAGGAATGTGATAGACCGGCACATCTTTGAATCTCGGCCTCTGCCCTCACGCAGCACTCTCAGGACCTTCACTGACCACCACcccctcggccgcccgcaGCGCCCTGCCCACGCGCTCCTCCAGCCACGCCCACTCCTCCAAGCCGACGCTGATGCGCACCAGATCCTCCACCACGCCGTACTCGGCCGCCCACTCCAGCTCCCTGTAGTGCGCCAGCAGCGTGTAGGCGCAGCACAGCGTGAAGTTGGTGCCGAGGCTGGGGCCCTTGGCGACGTCCAGCGCGTCGTAGAACGCgaccgcccgcgccggcgccgcgaaCCGCACCGACAGCAGGAACCCGTacccgccgccctcccgccGGAACCGGTCGTACATCGCCTGCGTCGGGCTGCCCTGGGGGTAGAACACCTCCCGCACgcagccgctgcgccgcAGCATGTCGGCGACGCGCGCCGCGTTCCCGCTCGCCGCGCGCACCCGCGCCGCGAAATCCCGGCTGTTCGCCTCCATCCGGACCACGTCCGCCCAGAACCAATTCCTTTCTCCCGTCCTCCGTCCTCCATTTCCACTTCCTCCACCCCCGCCCCCCTCCCTGTGCTCAAGCCGCTCCAGCGCGCCCTTCAGCGTGGCATACCCCCACCCGCGCGGGttgagcacggcggcgccgcccatgACGTCGCACGCGCCGCTGAACATCTTGGTCAGGCTGGTGCACGCCACGTCGCACGCCGCCAGcaggcgcagcgccgcgtgcGTGCCCACCGTGTCGTCGACCACCAGCGGGATCGCGTGGCGCGTggccagcgcccgcagccgcgccaggtccggcgcctgcagcagcgggttGCCTGGGAATTCGGTGAATATCGCGTCGAATTTCATCATAGTAGCGGTCGcgggggcggtggtgctgcaCTGGGGGATGGTTGGGGAGGGTGCGGAAGGGTTGAGCATGGCTTCGAGGGCGGTGATGGCGTCGGCCGTGGCGTGGAAGAGCGTCGGCTCGAAGCCGAGGACACGGTGCAGGACTTTGTACGTGTCGACGTAGAGGAAGCTGTCGGGGTCAACAGGTTCGGATTAGTGCATCGGCGTAAACAAGGCCCAAGGGTTGCAGGTCAGACACTCACCCGAAGACAGCCACGCGGTAGGGGTTGTCGGGCGTTGCGCGGCGCAAGGATTTGATGGCGGCCGCGATCTCAGCGATGGCGGTCATGCCGGTGGGAAAGAGGAACACGTCGGATGGTGAAACTTCGAGGTTGTCCTCCGCAGAAGACTGGCCGGCGGCTATCCTGCTCTTCAGCGTGCTTcgcgcctgctcggcctggcgCGCTATCTCGGCTGGGGCCGGCATCGATCCGGGATCTGGGGGCGCCGTCGACAGGAAGGGCGCGTGCTCCAGCCAGTGCGTGGCGCGCCTGCTCGAGATGCCGAAGCCGGTGTGCTGCCAGAACGCTTTGGCTtccgcggccagctcggccggaTACGTCACGAGGACGATGTCTTCGTTACCGACGGTCACTGCCGACTCGATGTCACCGTCACCCGGCACGCCGTCCACCGCCTCCACAGGCGTAATCCTGCCCTCCCAGCTCACGACGTAGACTCCAATGTCGGCCGCGCTGAAGCGCTTCGAGGCAGGATCGCTCCACGCGGGCAAAGTCTTGCGACACGCCTGCGCATGGCCAACGCTGTCCAGCACAATGGCGAGTTTGGTGGTCCCTTTTTCCCTGTCGCCGGTCTCTCCTGCGCTCCGTTGCTGCATGTCGAGAAGCTGCATGGCCAGCCGGTCGACCACTCTCGGGATGAAAAACCGCGGGTATCCGGTCTTCATGGCGTTCAGCACGCGCGGCTCCCGCGACGCCCAGCCGACCGTGTCGGCCCATTTCGGCAGGTGGACGCTGACACCCTGAGCGGTCAGGAAAGAATGGCTTGGGTCATTTGGAGCGCACGGAACACTTACATGCGGATTCCCAGGCGGCAGCGATATGCCCAGGGGCAAATCCTCGGGTGCGGCGATGGTAGCCATTGTGGCCTCCTGCCGAAATGATTATTTCGAGGAGGGAGGCGTggtttgggggggggggggggggggaagcTCCGTCCGCAATCCGAATTGACGAGAATCAAGAAGGCTCGACTCTCTCACTCCCGCAGCTCCGCAACGCAGGGCTGATGGCACGGCCGATAAGCTGCATGATGGCGCACGCTTGATCTAAATAATGGCAGGATAGTCGCACACGGTTGGCCGGAAGCAGCCTAGACTGTCTCCCTTGCTGGCGGTGAAGCTGCAGCAGTCACTGTTGCACGATGCAAGCAAGCTGTTGCCAGCGAGTCGCTGCCAGCGAGCTGTCATTGCCACGGCGGAGATCCCCACTGAGAGGGCATGACATCACAGATCTGTCTCTGGTGCATATCGGACGGACGCAACATGCTTGGCAGCGCAGTAGACAAACCGATGGTTTAAAGTGCTCAAAAGCCAGATTATGTCCTCCGGTTCGGTCGAGTCAAGATTGATTGTGTGATACATTAGTTCAATGCCCTCTGGTGGGTTGAACCAGGAATTCCCTAGGCTTCTTCCTCTGCTCATTGCCTGCTGTAATGGTCGCCGTTGTATGGTTGTGTAGGTGATATCGCAGCAATCGCCGTGATACAGGTTTGGATCTGCCGGTCGAGGATCGCTGGAGCACCCCAGTCAGAAAACAACTGATGTGTAATGTGCTCAAACAACCTGTAGCTGCATGTGCTGCATTGCCACTTGGGCTCCCTGGGCTCAAAGTTTTCTCCGAGCAAAGCAACAAATGGCCGGGCATCAGCACTGGTCCGACAAAGACTCGGTGTGGTTCACGAACGACTGGAGTAGCAACGGGAGCGGGGGGTCGAAAATGGAAGGGTCATTTTGGAGCACAATACTGAACTTGCTGGTTGTTGGGAAGCATTGTAGTTTGCATTGTGGTGAATAATCGAAATGGCAGCTCACCACGGCTGTTGGGCATCGCCATGGTACATGCTTGGCTGGTGTGAATATCTGTGTAAGTGATAAGGAGCTTCTGCGACAAACCCATGATCCAGGTGCCTCGGCGTCATACAGGTTTTCGTAGCAGTGGACTTGACGCCGGAACGCCAATAAAGCTAAGAATGATGAGTTATTGTGCATATGCAACCTGGTGGCCACCCGCTCGATTTTCTCGGGACTTGCAGGTTCTGGTGAGGacggcctccgccgcctgcaccCGCGCCTCCGAGTTTGACTTTCGCGAGCCAAATCACGGGCAAGGGGCCAGCCAGTGATTTTGGCACATGCGGCCACAGAACAGAAATGTCAAAGCAATTGTTCTTTCCCACCCATTCCTCACCCCTCTTCCCTCTCTTTCGCTTTCCGCTGGCACTCGACCTCGCAAAACCACACTCGACCGaggacaacaacaaccatcATGGCTTCGCGATACTCGCTCCGCGCAAAGACGCGCGAGATCCGCTACAATGAGCCCCAATGCCTCGACGACATTGACACCGACGACGAATTGTACGAGTCGT
Coding sequences within it:
- a CDS encoding glycosyltransferase family 20 protein (CAZy_ID 269805), whose translation is MDPNADAPNSVHQVEAASTSASGTSEVRPGVVNRTESSLPPNLRPSVIDVPVTPGITREAYEVELSNKSEGAAGTERFEEGYFSRHDVEHALAASPIPGSTNREGQSFLNKIATGAQEGTDYLRRVSVAAMGESGPNPPSSGSSVPQASMSDIRAISPDLALTGNIISATFNIPHSLTYRKGADWELNPRRGQSALFDAFSYLSSDEAPWNHTVVAWTGEIETPSELSPPNTPPFTTVHLSSLNALSKPIPLDPSKAPPTPPAADGLWIPKEDMQRLERQLSHNKKIKTIPVWLADDADGREDGIKLKDQARWRRYAEHDLYTLFHYKLPEPSDGRRERVHWADYYRMNQKFANKILEVYKPGDVVMVHDYALMLLPSMLRQRAPHMYIAFYLHSPFPSSEYFRCLPRRKEVLEGVLGANLIGFQSYSYSRHFASCCTRILGFPSDGSGVDAYGSRVEVGVFPIGIDATKVARLAWTDSVNEKFAALKTMYANKKIIAGRDRLDSVRGVAQKLMAFERFLQLYPEWRDKVVLIQVTSPTSIEEEKEDPENKISSRVNELVMKINGAYGSIGFSPVLHFPQYISQDEYFALLRAADIGLITSVRDGMNTTSLEYVICQRQSAGPLILSEFSGTAGSLKDAIHINPWDLTGVARQINNALTMPQEKREAMQQSLLAHVTSKNVQYWIAGFLRRLVAVLGSRKNVAATPLLDRSALLRKYRAAKKRLFMFDYDGTLTPIVREPSAAIPSERVITSLKALAADRDNAVWIISGRDQDFLMQHLGHITELGFSAEHGSFMRHPGATEWENLADKLDMGWQKEVLEVFQKYTDKVPGSFIEQKRCALTWHYRLADPEQGVHMSHQCRKELETTVGRKWDVEVMTGKANLEVRPTFINKGEIAKRLVTTYNAELRALAASSPGEGGDGTKDGNNDSSSPNKLGFVLCMGDDFTDEDMFRALNGLSQPAAGQGSGPAAAAAAAAGAAEVEADDCFTVTVGASTKVTLARWHLLDPEDVIECVALLAGVGGSGTGTTSGGVLSMGEVNLAALSAVEDHIPAH